From the genome of Vicia villosa cultivar HV-30 ecotype Madison, WI linkage group LG2, Vvil1.0, whole genome shotgun sequence, one region includes:
- the LOC131652644 gene encoding DNA repair protein REV1-like isoform X1: MSLNSFRSSLAPNSKRVSSNRSNDNTNNSKRKKQKIATTTNQKTLGVAWGSNSRKPPSSDFGSYMIEKNRKLHNQFNADASTSLFNDSTSAKPIFAGVSIFVDGFTVPSSQELRSYMIKYGGRFENYFSRHRVTHIICSNLPDSKIKNLRSFSAGLPVVKPTWILDSVASNKLLTWMPYQLEQLSSNKQPKLSTFFSSRSSKNLEDTFINSLCQVEPDVEDSLASVGKLEDTFTNTLCQVELDIEDSLASVGKSNDTFTNIPCQVEPDIEDSLASVGKSEDRHSPKVGEALDSRRETSIEADDTVLENTDAIVMEEHLARVGVKCDDEDLAGGSNGAANDEKNVQGELEPNCQEPSTSVRSFCADDQNVNGFPSSASIRPSKQCHSTLTDPNFVENYFKNSRLHFIGTWRNRYRKRFPISSSGFNNEISNINASSISGNSVVIHVDMDCFFVAVVIRNHPDLLDKPVAVCHSDNSKGTSEISSANYPARSYGIKAGMFVRHARALCPHLVIFPYNFEAYEEVADQFYSILHQHCNKVQAVSCDEAYLDVTHSNVEDPELLASSIRKEIYETTGCTASVGIAGNMLMARIATRTAKPNGQYHITPERVEDHLRQLPINALPGVGHVLQEKLKKQNVQTCAQLMMISKVSLQKDYGMKTGEMLWNYSRGIDNRLVGDFQECKSIGADVNWGVRFKDMKDCENFLTNLCKEVSLRLQSSGMQGRTFSLKIKKRKKDADEPVKFMGCGDCENLSRSETIPVATDNVEVLQRIAKQLFGNFYIDVKQIRGIGLHVSRLESSETSKQGAEKYNLKSWFTPGPASMDKRKHPTGLDKKNADGPSVHECGNLPGSSVPMENNIQDNQARADVTLTTPPLDFLDMEVMKNLPPELFSEFNKVYGGKLADYITKGKGISENSSALRNSLAAIKKKEELLDVEPILQKKPLSEIEAMQHEAEGGEVVPDSVSEPSFNVTHKSSFEKEDLLPASLSQLDGSVLQELPEDLKADIVLQLPAHRKQEICSNVAVVPPSENYQVSTGVNDSENLGSKHALNECLWAGNPPKWVEEFKISSCLILKKLAEVYYKSGLTSTLSSVLHQIISEFHQLNLVHHISDDSVNITCELLKQYIKVKIGKDIEEIYICFRLLKRFAAASEFFLQVYNSVFPYLQVYLINQTRHHENRVEIRRGVW; encoded by the exons ATGAGTTTGAATTCATTTCGCTCCTCCTTAGCCCCTAATTCCAAACGAGTTTCTTCCAATCGATCCAATGATAACACCAACAACAGCAAGAGGAAGAAGCAGAAGATCGCAACAACCACCAACCAGAAAACCTTAGGCGTCGCCTGGGGATCCAATTCCCGAAAACCTCCCTCCTCCGATTTCGGCAG TTATATGATAGAGAAGAATCGGAAACTACACAATCAGTTTAACGCCGATGCTTCCACGTCTTTGTTTAACGACTCTACCTCCGCGAAGCCTATATTCGCCGGAGTTTCAATTTTTGTTGACGGTTTCACCGTTCCTTCCAGTCAG GAACTGCGAAGCTACATGATAAAGTATGGTGGAAGATTTGAGAATTATTTCTCAAGGCATCGTGTAACACATATCATCTGCAGCAATCTTCCTGACAGTAAAATTAAGAACCTCAG ATCTTTTAGTGCAGGGCTTCCGGTGGTAAAACCTACTTGGATTTTAGATTCTGTTGCGTCTAATAAACTCTTGACAT GGATGCCTTATCAACTTGAACAgctttcttcaaataaacaaCCAAAACTGTCCACATTCTTCTCATCGAGAAGTAGCAAAAATTTGGAGGATACTTTTATTAACTCCCTTTGTCAAGTAGAGCCAGATGTTGAAGATTCACTTGCTAGTGTTGGCAAATTAGAGGATACTTTTACTAACACCCTGTGTCAAGTAGAGCTAGACATTGAAGATTCACTTGCTAGTGTTGGCAAATCAAATGATACTTTTACTAACATCCCTTGTCAAGTAGAGCCAGACATTGAAGATTCACTTGCTAGTGTTGGCAAATCAGAGGATAGACATTCACCCAAAGTTGGGGAGGCGCTTGATTCTAGAAGGGAAACCAGTATTGAAGCTGACGATACTGTCCTGGAGAATACTGATGCAATTGTGATGGAAGAGCATCTGGCTAGAGTTGGAGTTAAATGTGATGACGAAGATCTAGCAGGAGGAAGCAATGGTGCCGCTAATGATGAGAAAAACGTCCAAGGTGAACTTGAACCTAATTGTCAAGAACCTTCTACATCTGTTAGAAGCTTCTGCGCAGATGACCAGAATGTAAACGGATTTCCAAGTTCTGCCTCCATCAGGCCTTCTAAACAGTGTCATTCAACTCTTACAGATCCTAATTTTGTGGAAAATTATTTCAAG AACTCACGGCTACACTTCATTGGAACATGGAGAAATCGGTATCGGAAGCGCTTTCCTATCTCGTCTTCTGGGTTCAACAATGAAATTTCTAATATCAATGCCTCTAGTATTTCTGGGAATTCAGTTGTTATCCATGTTGACATG GATTGCTTTTTTGTTGCAGTGGTTATCAGGAACCACCCTGATTTGTTGGACAAGCCTGTAGCAGTCTGCCACTCGGATAATTCTAAGGGAACTTCTGAAATTTCCTCTGCAAACTACCCAGCTCGTAGTTATG GTATTAAGGCTGGTATGTTTGTTCGACATGCAAGGGCTCTTTGTCCCCACCTTGTTATCTTTCCATACAACTTTGAAGCTTATGAGGAA GTAGCTGATCAATTTTATAGTATATTGCATCAACATTGCAACAAAGTGCAG GCTGTAAGCTGTGATGAAGCATATTTAGATGTCACCCATTCAAATGTTGAAGATCCTGAACTTTTAGCATCATCAATTAGGAAAGAGATCTATGAGACCACTGGATGTACAGCCAGTGTTGGCATAGCTGGAAACATGCTTATGGCCCGTATTGCTACTAGAACTGCTAAACCAAACGGTCAATATCATATAACTCCAGAAAGG GTTGAAGATCATTTACGTCAGCTCCCAATTAATGCACTTCCTGGAGTGGGGCATGTTTTACAGGAAAAATTGAAGAAGCAGAATGTTCAAACATGCGCCCAATTGATGATGATTTCCAAG GTCTCACTGCAGAAGGACTATGGAATGAAAACTGGAGAAATGCTGTGGAATTATAGCAGAGGAATTGATAACCGGCTGGTTGGAGATTTTCAG GAATGTAAGTCTATTGGGGCTGATGTAAATTGGGGTGTGAGGTTCAAAGATATGAAAGAT TGTGAGAACTTCCTCACAAACCTTTGCAAGGAGGTTTCATTAAGATTGCAAAGTTCTGGCATGCAAGGGCGCACATTCTCTCTCAAG atcaaaaagagaaaaaaagatgcCGATGAACCTGTGAAGTTTATGGGCTGTGGAGACTGTGAAAATTTGAGTCGCTCAGAAACG ATTCCTGTTGCCACTGATAATGTGGAAGTACTCCAAAGGATAGCGAAACagctttttggaaatttttacaTAG ATGTCAAGCAGATCCGAGGTATTGGCTTGCATGTTTCCAGACTTGAAAGCAGCGAGACATCTAAGCAAG GTGCagaaaaatataatttgaaatcatGGTTCACTCCAGGACCTGCAAGTATGGATAAACGGAAACATCCTACGG GTCTTGACAAGAAGAACGCGGATGGCCCTTCTGTTCATGAATGTGGAAATTTGCCAGGGTCTTCAGTTCCAATGGAAAATAACATACAAGATAACCAAGCTAGAGCTGACGTGACTTTAACAACACCTCCTTTGGATTTCCTTGATATGGAAGTTATGAAAAATCTTCCCCCAGAATTATTTTCAGAATTCAATAAAGTTTATGGAGGGAAGTTAGCTGATTATATTACTAAAGGGAAAGGTATAAGTGAGAATTCTAGCGCTTTACGAAACTCTCTGGCagcaataaaaaagaaagagGAGCTTTTGGATGTCGAGCCGATTCTTCAAAAAAAGCCATTATCTGAGATCGAg GCAATGCAACATGAGGCAGAAGGAGGTGAAGTTGTACCTGATTCAGTGTCGGAACCCTCTTTTAACGTCACTCACAAATCAAGTTTTGAAAAAGAGGATTTATTGCCTGCTTCGTTAAGTCAACTTGACGGCTCTGTGTTACAAGAATTGCCCGAGGATTTGAAAGCAGACATTGTTCTGCAGCTTCCTGCACACAGGAAACAAGAGATTTGCTCCAATGTTGCTGTGGTCCCTCCTAGTGAAAACTATCAGGTGTCAACAGGTGTCAACGATTCTGAGAATCTTGGATCAAAGCATGCTCTGAATGAATGTCTTTGGGCTGGGAATCCTCCAAAATGGGTGGAGGAGTTCAAAATCAGCAGTTGCTTAATATTAAAGAAACTTGCTGAAGTTTATTATAAATCTGGGTTGACTAGCACCTTATCATCAGTTTTACACCAGATTATATCTGAATTCCACCAGCTAAATCTAGTCCATCACATTTCCGATGACTCTGTTAACATCACATGTGAGCTACTGAAGCAGTATATCAAAGTGAAGATAGGAAAAGATATTGAGGAGATTTATATTTGTTTTCGGCTTTTGAAAAG GTTTGCAGCAGCATCAGAATTTTTCCTACAAGTGTATAATAGCGTATTTCCATACCTTCAGGTATACCTTATCAACCAAACAAGACATCATGAAAATAGGGTGGAAATCAGGAGGGGTGTATGGTAG
- the LOC131652644 gene encoding DNA repair protein REV1-like isoform X4, with amino-acid sequence MSLNSFRSSLAPNSKRVSSNRSNDNTNNSKRKKQKIATTTNQKTLGVAWGSNSRKPPSSDFGSYMIEKNRKLHNQFNADASTSLFNDSTSAKPIFAGVSIFVDGFTVPSSQELRSYMIKYGGRFENYFSRHRVTHIICSNLPDSKIKNLRSFSAGLPVVKPTWILDSVASNKLLTWMPYQLEQLSSNKQPKLSTFFSSRSSKNLEDTFINSLCQVEPDVEDSLASVGKLEDTFTNTLCQVELDIEDSLASVGKSNDTFTNIPCQVEPDIEDSLASVGKSEDRHSPKVGEALDSRRETSIEADDTVLENTDAIVMEEHLARVGVKCDDEDLAGGSNGAANDEKNVQGELEPNCQEPSTSVRSFCADDQNVNGFPSSASIRPSKQCHSTLTDPNFVENYFKNSRLHFIGTWRNRYRKRFPISSSGFNNEISNINASSISGNSVVIHVDMDCFFVAVVIRNHPDLLDKPVAVCHSDNSKGTSEISSANYPARSYGIKAGMFVRHARALCPHLVIFPYNFEAYEEVADQFYSILHQHCNKVQAVSCDEAYLDVTHSNVEDPELLASSIRKEIYETTGCTASVGIAGNMLMARIATRTAKPNGQYHITPERVEDHLRQLPINALPGVGHVLQEKLKKQNVQTCAQLMMISKVSLQKDYGMKTGEMLWNYSRGIDNRLVGDFQECKSIGADVNWGVRFKDMKDCENFLTNLCKEVSLRLQSSGMQGRTFSLKIKKRKKDADEPVKFMGCGDCENLSRSETIPVATDNVEVLQRIAKQLFGNFYIDVKQIRGIGLHVSRLESSETSKQGAEKYNLKSWFTPGPASMDKRKHPTGLDKKNADGPSVHECGNLPGSSVPMENNIQDNQARADVTLTTPPLDFLDMEVMKNLPPELFSEFNKVYGGKLADYITKGKGISENSSALRNSLAAIKKKEELLDVEPILQKKPLSEIEAMQHEAEGGEVVPDSVSEPSFNVTHKSSFEKEDLLPASLSQLDGSVLQELPEDLKADIVLQLPAHRKQEICSNVAVVPPSENYQVSTGVNDSENLGSKHALNECLWAGNPPKWVEEFKISSCLILKKLAEVYYKSGLTSTLSSVLHQIISEFHQLNLVHHISDDSVNITCELLKQYIKVKIGKDIEEIYICFRLLKRKLLMTIMEGVCL; translated from the exons ATGAGTTTGAATTCATTTCGCTCCTCCTTAGCCCCTAATTCCAAACGAGTTTCTTCCAATCGATCCAATGATAACACCAACAACAGCAAGAGGAAGAAGCAGAAGATCGCAACAACCACCAACCAGAAAACCTTAGGCGTCGCCTGGGGATCCAATTCCCGAAAACCTCCCTCCTCCGATTTCGGCAG TTATATGATAGAGAAGAATCGGAAACTACACAATCAGTTTAACGCCGATGCTTCCACGTCTTTGTTTAACGACTCTACCTCCGCGAAGCCTATATTCGCCGGAGTTTCAATTTTTGTTGACGGTTTCACCGTTCCTTCCAGTCAG GAACTGCGAAGCTACATGATAAAGTATGGTGGAAGATTTGAGAATTATTTCTCAAGGCATCGTGTAACACATATCATCTGCAGCAATCTTCCTGACAGTAAAATTAAGAACCTCAG ATCTTTTAGTGCAGGGCTTCCGGTGGTAAAACCTACTTGGATTTTAGATTCTGTTGCGTCTAATAAACTCTTGACAT GGATGCCTTATCAACTTGAACAgctttcttcaaataaacaaCCAAAACTGTCCACATTCTTCTCATCGAGAAGTAGCAAAAATTTGGAGGATACTTTTATTAACTCCCTTTGTCAAGTAGAGCCAGATGTTGAAGATTCACTTGCTAGTGTTGGCAAATTAGAGGATACTTTTACTAACACCCTGTGTCAAGTAGAGCTAGACATTGAAGATTCACTTGCTAGTGTTGGCAAATCAAATGATACTTTTACTAACATCCCTTGTCAAGTAGAGCCAGACATTGAAGATTCACTTGCTAGTGTTGGCAAATCAGAGGATAGACATTCACCCAAAGTTGGGGAGGCGCTTGATTCTAGAAGGGAAACCAGTATTGAAGCTGACGATACTGTCCTGGAGAATACTGATGCAATTGTGATGGAAGAGCATCTGGCTAGAGTTGGAGTTAAATGTGATGACGAAGATCTAGCAGGAGGAAGCAATGGTGCCGCTAATGATGAGAAAAACGTCCAAGGTGAACTTGAACCTAATTGTCAAGAACCTTCTACATCTGTTAGAAGCTTCTGCGCAGATGACCAGAATGTAAACGGATTTCCAAGTTCTGCCTCCATCAGGCCTTCTAAACAGTGTCATTCAACTCTTACAGATCCTAATTTTGTGGAAAATTATTTCAAG AACTCACGGCTACACTTCATTGGAACATGGAGAAATCGGTATCGGAAGCGCTTTCCTATCTCGTCTTCTGGGTTCAACAATGAAATTTCTAATATCAATGCCTCTAGTATTTCTGGGAATTCAGTTGTTATCCATGTTGACATG GATTGCTTTTTTGTTGCAGTGGTTATCAGGAACCACCCTGATTTGTTGGACAAGCCTGTAGCAGTCTGCCACTCGGATAATTCTAAGGGAACTTCTGAAATTTCCTCTGCAAACTACCCAGCTCGTAGTTATG GTATTAAGGCTGGTATGTTTGTTCGACATGCAAGGGCTCTTTGTCCCCACCTTGTTATCTTTCCATACAACTTTGAAGCTTATGAGGAA GTAGCTGATCAATTTTATAGTATATTGCATCAACATTGCAACAAAGTGCAG GCTGTAAGCTGTGATGAAGCATATTTAGATGTCACCCATTCAAATGTTGAAGATCCTGAACTTTTAGCATCATCAATTAGGAAAGAGATCTATGAGACCACTGGATGTACAGCCAGTGTTGGCATAGCTGGAAACATGCTTATGGCCCGTATTGCTACTAGAACTGCTAAACCAAACGGTCAATATCATATAACTCCAGAAAGG GTTGAAGATCATTTACGTCAGCTCCCAATTAATGCACTTCCTGGAGTGGGGCATGTTTTACAGGAAAAATTGAAGAAGCAGAATGTTCAAACATGCGCCCAATTGATGATGATTTCCAAG GTCTCACTGCAGAAGGACTATGGAATGAAAACTGGAGAAATGCTGTGGAATTATAGCAGAGGAATTGATAACCGGCTGGTTGGAGATTTTCAG GAATGTAAGTCTATTGGGGCTGATGTAAATTGGGGTGTGAGGTTCAAAGATATGAAAGAT TGTGAGAACTTCCTCACAAACCTTTGCAAGGAGGTTTCATTAAGATTGCAAAGTTCTGGCATGCAAGGGCGCACATTCTCTCTCAAG atcaaaaagagaaaaaaagatgcCGATGAACCTGTGAAGTTTATGGGCTGTGGAGACTGTGAAAATTTGAGTCGCTCAGAAACG ATTCCTGTTGCCACTGATAATGTGGAAGTACTCCAAAGGATAGCGAAACagctttttggaaatttttacaTAG ATGTCAAGCAGATCCGAGGTATTGGCTTGCATGTTTCCAGACTTGAAAGCAGCGAGACATCTAAGCAAG GTGCagaaaaatataatttgaaatcatGGTTCACTCCAGGACCTGCAAGTATGGATAAACGGAAACATCCTACGG GTCTTGACAAGAAGAACGCGGATGGCCCTTCTGTTCATGAATGTGGAAATTTGCCAGGGTCTTCAGTTCCAATGGAAAATAACATACAAGATAACCAAGCTAGAGCTGACGTGACTTTAACAACACCTCCTTTGGATTTCCTTGATATGGAAGTTATGAAAAATCTTCCCCCAGAATTATTTTCAGAATTCAATAAAGTTTATGGAGGGAAGTTAGCTGATTATATTACTAAAGGGAAAGGTATAAGTGAGAATTCTAGCGCTTTACGAAACTCTCTGGCagcaataaaaaagaaagagGAGCTTTTGGATGTCGAGCCGATTCTTCAAAAAAAGCCATTATCTGAGATCGAg GCAATGCAACATGAGGCAGAAGGAGGTGAAGTTGTACCTGATTCAGTGTCGGAACCCTCTTTTAACGTCACTCACAAATCAAGTTTTGAAAAAGAGGATTTATTGCCTGCTTCGTTAAGTCAACTTGACGGCTCTGTGTTACAAGAATTGCCCGAGGATTTGAAAGCAGACATTGTTCTGCAGCTTCCTGCACACAGGAAACAAGAGATTTGCTCCAATGTTGCTGTGGTCCCTCCTAGTGAAAACTATCAGGTGTCAACAGGTGTCAACGATTCTGAGAATCTTGGATCAAAGCATGCTCTGAATGAATGTCTTTGGGCTGGGAATCCTCCAAAATGGGTGGAGGAGTTCAAAATCAGCAGTTGCTTAATATTAAAGAAACTTGCTGAAGTTTATTATAAATCTGGGTTGACTAGCACCTTATCATCAGTTTTACACCAGATTATATCTGAATTCCACCAGCTAAATCTAGTCCATCACATTTCCGATGACTCTGTTAACATCACATGTGAGCTACTGAAGCAGTATATCAAAGTGAAGATAGGAAAAGATATTGAGGAGATTTATATTTGTTTTCGGCTTTTGAAAAG GAAGCTGTTGATGACAATTATGGAGGGAGTTTGTTTATAA
- the LOC131652644 gene encoding DNA repair protein REV1-like isoform X3 translates to MSLNSFRSSLAPNSKRVSSNRSNDNTNNSKRKKQKIATTTNQKTLGVAWGSNSRKPPSSDFGSYMIEKNRKLHNQFNADASTSLFNDSTSAKPIFAGVSIFVDGFTVPSSQELRSYMIKYGGRFENYFSRHRVTHIICSNLPDSKIKNLRSFSAGLPVVKPTWILDSVASNKLLTWMPYQLEQLSSNKQPKLSTFFSSRSSKNLEDTFINSLCQVEPDVEDSLASVGKLEDTFTNTLCQVELDIEDSLASVGKSNDTFTNIPCQVEPDIEDSLASVGKSEDRHSPKVGEALDSRRETSIEADDTVLENTDAIVMEEHLARVGVKCDDEDLAGGSNGAANDEKNVQGELEPNCQEPSTSVRSFCADDQNVNGFPSSASIRPSKQCHSTLTDPNFVENYFKNSRLHFIGTWRNRYRKRFPISSSGFNNEISNINASSISGNSVVIHVDMDCFFVAVVIRNHPDLLDKPVAVCHSDNSKGTSEISSANYPARSYGIKAGMFVRHARALCPHLVIFPYNFEAYEEVADQFYSILHQHCNKVQAVSCDEAYLDVTHSNVEDPELLASSIRKEIYETTGCTASVGIAGNMLMARIATRTAKPNGQYHITPERVEDHLRQLPINALPGVGHVLQEKLKKQNVQTCAQLMMISKVSLQKDYGMKTGEMLWNYSRGIDNRLVGDFQECKSIGADVNWGVRFKDMKDCENFLTNLCKEVSLRLQSSGMQGRTFSLKIKKRKKDADEPVKFMGCGDCENLSRSETIPVATDNVEVLQRIAKQLFGNFYIDVKQIRGIGLHVSRLESSETSKQGAEKYNLKSWFTPGPASMDKRKHPTGLDKKNADGPSVHECGNLPGSSVPMENNIQDNQARADVTLTTPPLDFLDMEVMKNLPPELFSEFNKVYGGKLADYITKGKGISENSSALRNSLAAIKKKEELLDVEPILQKKPLSEIEAMQHEAEGGEVVPDSVSEPSFNVTHKSSFEKEDLLPASLSQLDGSVLQELPEDLKADIVLQLPAHRKQEICSNVAVVPPSENYQVSTGVNDSENLGSKHALNECLWAGNPPKWVEEFKISSCLILKKLAEVYYKSGLTSTLSSVLHQIISEFHQLNLVHHISDDSVNITCELLKQYIKVKIGKDIEEIYICFRLLKRFAAASEFFLQVYNSVFPYLQEAVDDNYGGSLFIT, encoded by the exons ATGAGTTTGAATTCATTTCGCTCCTCCTTAGCCCCTAATTCCAAACGAGTTTCTTCCAATCGATCCAATGATAACACCAACAACAGCAAGAGGAAGAAGCAGAAGATCGCAACAACCACCAACCAGAAAACCTTAGGCGTCGCCTGGGGATCCAATTCCCGAAAACCTCCCTCCTCCGATTTCGGCAG TTATATGATAGAGAAGAATCGGAAACTACACAATCAGTTTAACGCCGATGCTTCCACGTCTTTGTTTAACGACTCTACCTCCGCGAAGCCTATATTCGCCGGAGTTTCAATTTTTGTTGACGGTTTCACCGTTCCTTCCAGTCAG GAACTGCGAAGCTACATGATAAAGTATGGTGGAAGATTTGAGAATTATTTCTCAAGGCATCGTGTAACACATATCATCTGCAGCAATCTTCCTGACAGTAAAATTAAGAACCTCAG ATCTTTTAGTGCAGGGCTTCCGGTGGTAAAACCTACTTGGATTTTAGATTCTGTTGCGTCTAATAAACTCTTGACAT GGATGCCTTATCAACTTGAACAgctttcttcaaataaacaaCCAAAACTGTCCACATTCTTCTCATCGAGAAGTAGCAAAAATTTGGAGGATACTTTTATTAACTCCCTTTGTCAAGTAGAGCCAGATGTTGAAGATTCACTTGCTAGTGTTGGCAAATTAGAGGATACTTTTACTAACACCCTGTGTCAAGTAGAGCTAGACATTGAAGATTCACTTGCTAGTGTTGGCAAATCAAATGATACTTTTACTAACATCCCTTGTCAAGTAGAGCCAGACATTGAAGATTCACTTGCTAGTGTTGGCAAATCAGAGGATAGACATTCACCCAAAGTTGGGGAGGCGCTTGATTCTAGAAGGGAAACCAGTATTGAAGCTGACGATACTGTCCTGGAGAATACTGATGCAATTGTGATGGAAGAGCATCTGGCTAGAGTTGGAGTTAAATGTGATGACGAAGATCTAGCAGGAGGAAGCAATGGTGCCGCTAATGATGAGAAAAACGTCCAAGGTGAACTTGAACCTAATTGTCAAGAACCTTCTACATCTGTTAGAAGCTTCTGCGCAGATGACCAGAATGTAAACGGATTTCCAAGTTCTGCCTCCATCAGGCCTTCTAAACAGTGTCATTCAACTCTTACAGATCCTAATTTTGTGGAAAATTATTTCAAG AACTCACGGCTACACTTCATTGGAACATGGAGAAATCGGTATCGGAAGCGCTTTCCTATCTCGTCTTCTGGGTTCAACAATGAAATTTCTAATATCAATGCCTCTAGTATTTCTGGGAATTCAGTTGTTATCCATGTTGACATG GATTGCTTTTTTGTTGCAGTGGTTATCAGGAACCACCCTGATTTGTTGGACAAGCCTGTAGCAGTCTGCCACTCGGATAATTCTAAGGGAACTTCTGAAATTTCCTCTGCAAACTACCCAGCTCGTAGTTATG GTATTAAGGCTGGTATGTTTGTTCGACATGCAAGGGCTCTTTGTCCCCACCTTGTTATCTTTCCATACAACTTTGAAGCTTATGAGGAA GTAGCTGATCAATTTTATAGTATATTGCATCAACATTGCAACAAAGTGCAG GCTGTAAGCTGTGATGAAGCATATTTAGATGTCACCCATTCAAATGTTGAAGATCCTGAACTTTTAGCATCATCAATTAGGAAAGAGATCTATGAGACCACTGGATGTACAGCCAGTGTTGGCATAGCTGGAAACATGCTTATGGCCCGTATTGCTACTAGAACTGCTAAACCAAACGGTCAATATCATATAACTCCAGAAAGG GTTGAAGATCATTTACGTCAGCTCCCAATTAATGCACTTCCTGGAGTGGGGCATGTTTTACAGGAAAAATTGAAGAAGCAGAATGTTCAAACATGCGCCCAATTGATGATGATTTCCAAG GTCTCACTGCAGAAGGACTATGGAATGAAAACTGGAGAAATGCTGTGGAATTATAGCAGAGGAATTGATAACCGGCTGGTTGGAGATTTTCAG GAATGTAAGTCTATTGGGGCTGATGTAAATTGGGGTGTGAGGTTCAAAGATATGAAAGAT TGTGAGAACTTCCTCACAAACCTTTGCAAGGAGGTTTCATTAAGATTGCAAAGTTCTGGCATGCAAGGGCGCACATTCTCTCTCAAG atcaaaaagagaaaaaaagatgcCGATGAACCTGTGAAGTTTATGGGCTGTGGAGACTGTGAAAATTTGAGTCGCTCAGAAACG ATTCCTGTTGCCACTGATAATGTGGAAGTACTCCAAAGGATAGCGAAACagctttttggaaatttttacaTAG ATGTCAAGCAGATCCGAGGTATTGGCTTGCATGTTTCCAGACTTGAAAGCAGCGAGACATCTAAGCAAG GTGCagaaaaatataatttgaaatcatGGTTCACTCCAGGACCTGCAAGTATGGATAAACGGAAACATCCTACGG GTCTTGACAAGAAGAACGCGGATGGCCCTTCTGTTCATGAATGTGGAAATTTGCCAGGGTCTTCAGTTCCAATGGAAAATAACATACAAGATAACCAAGCTAGAGCTGACGTGACTTTAACAACACCTCCTTTGGATTTCCTTGATATGGAAGTTATGAAAAATCTTCCCCCAGAATTATTTTCAGAATTCAATAAAGTTTATGGAGGGAAGTTAGCTGATTATATTACTAAAGGGAAAGGTATAAGTGAGAATTCTAGCGCTTTACGAAACTCTCTGGCagcaataaaaaagaaagagGAGCTTTTGGATGTCGAGCCGATTCTTCAAAAAAAGCCATTATCTGAGATCGAg GCAATGCAACATGAGGCAGAAGGAGGTGAAGTTGTACCTGATTCAGTGTCGGAACCCTCTTTTAACGTCACTCACAAATCAAGTTTTGAAAAAGAGGATTTATTGCCTGCTTCGTTAAGTCAACTTGACGGCTCTGTGTTACAAGAATTGCCCGAGGATTTGAAAGCAGACATTGTTCTGCAGCTTCCTGCACACAGGAAACAAGAGATTTGCTCCAATGTTGCTGTGGTCCCTCCTAGTGAAAACTATCAGGTGTCAACAGGTGTCAACGATTCTGAGAATCTTGGATCAAAGCATGCTCTGAATGAATGTCTTTGGGCTGGGAATCCTCCAAAATGGGTGGAGGAGTTCAAAATCAGCAGTTGCTTAATATTAAAGAAACTTGCTGAAGTTTATTATAAATCTGGGTTGACTAGCACCTTATCATCAGTTTTACACCAGATTATATCTGAATTCCACCAGCTAAATCTAGTCCATCACATTTCCGATGACTCTGTTAACATCACATGTGAGCTACTGAAGCAGTATATCAAAGTGAAGATAGGAAAAGATATTGAGGAGATTTATATTTGTTTTCGGCTTTTGAAAAG GTTTGCAGCAGCATCAGAATTTTTCCTACAAGTGTATAATAGCGTATTTCCATACCTTCAG GAAGCTGTTGATGACAATTATGGAGGGAGTTTGTTTATAACCTAG